Proteins encoded within one genomic window of Fusarium musae strain F31 chromosome 4, whole genome shotgun sequence:
- a CDS encoding hypothetical protein (EggNog:ENOG41), whose amino-acid sequence MSGGSTVQRIDALDAFARTLYLRAKQSGLPFTEVATAVRNLHIALRHLRIEAADQDSVLSNVQTSSASVYSRQLEPLVDDCEFTLGQLERHLYKYGDGRAVMPEDERQRDQELSIIKHKLVGDKTSVEMFLDAVQLHAENKPARVVEGQEGLEKIKDVVDEIATKLFRNRNEGSFTDDEDGLWREFKIELEAQGFSPQVLRKHKDVLRAYVRELESVQNQYGGNYPTVRGLLEHEARSQPTSPQELDSSPYRKYPPVIITGGRGRSNSDTAREPISSSPRDVDNESDYSMAMVSTQDLLAMDNLNTRMANLNVQGTDQYSLSPGHRQMPPNSLPGVAELSSSPITRHIESSPRSMPPMPHYINSGPPSYGTSPRSSAPRLAPDRWGNEIPPDAQWTRIRRELVSPEVLERAGVRYEARPDYVAVLGRLTREQVSEFARESAACRAARSRRGPPPRKHDHHSERRDSKSSREDDDDDSGVFDETDISDDEEDKSSDKGTKSYPFIVNPPTKNPTSPSSTTMPKPILKNKNENHVRFDPEPYEVDARSPRSYRDDRHRDRERRRQSPTRSSRRSRRYSDSADRHSRSDRHGDYYYDSGKRYHRERDRDRDRDRDRDRDRDRDRDRRSTRREDRPQGKKKWGETLGAVGIGGAAVSLLSVLAEAAS is encoded by the exons ATGAGCGGCGGCTCAACCGTCCAACGCATCGATGCTCTCGATGCCTTCGCTCGAACCCTCTATCTTCGCGCCAAACAATCAGGTCTTCCATTTACTGAAGTCGCGACTGCGGTTCGAAATCTACATATAGCCCTGCGACATCTGCGCATCGAAGCAGCCGACCAAGATTCAGTTCTCAGCAATGTCCAAACCTCGTCCGCGTCCGTCTACAGTCGCCAGCTCGAGCCTCTCGTCGATGACTGTGAATTCACCCTCGGCCAACTTGAGCGTCATCTATATAAGTATGGCGATGGCCGCGCTGTCATGCCAGAAGATGAGCGCCAGCGCGACCAAGAACTCTCTATCATCAAGCATAAACTGGTTGGGGACAAGACCAGTGTAGAGATGTTCCTCGACGCCGTTCAGCTGCATGCCGAGAACAAACCCGCCAGGGTTGTTGAAGGCCAAGAGGGGCTTGAGAAAATCAAGGATGTGGTTGACGAAATCGCCACTAAACTATTCCGAAACCGCAACGAGGGCAGTTTTActgacgacgaggatggtCTTTGGCGCGAGTTCAAGATCGAGCTCGAAGCTCAAGGGTTCTCCCCCCAAGTGCTACGCAAACACAAA GATGTTCTACGAGCATACGTTCGCGAACTCGAGTCCGTTCAGAACCAGTACGGCGGTAACTATCCCACCGTGAGAGGCCTCTTGGAGCATGAAGCAAGATCACAGCCCACCTCGCCCCAAGAGCTTGACAGTAGTCCTTACAGAAAATACCCACCCGTTATTATCACTGGTGGGCGAGGGCGGTCAAACAGCGACACCGCGCGAGAGCCTATTTCGTCGTCCCCAAGAGATGTCGACAATGAATCTGACTACTCCATGGCAATGGTGTCGACCCAGGATCTCCTCGCCATGGATAACCTCAACACGCGAATGGCAAATCTGAATGTCCAGGGCACCGACCAGTACAGTTTGTCTCCTGGACATAGACAGATGCCACCAAACAGTTTGCCAGGTGTTGCAGAGTTATCGAGCTCCCCAATCACACGCCACATTGAGTCATCTCCACGCTCCATGCCCCCCATGCCTCATTATATCAATAGCGGGCCCCCCTCTTACGGGACCAGTCCCCGGAGCAGCGCTCCTCGACTTGCTCCTGATCGATGGGGTAATGAGATTCCTCCTGATGCCCAGTGGACCAGAATTAGACGGGAGCTAGTTAGCCCCGAGGTCCTTGAACGAGCTGGTGTGCGCTATGAAGCTCGTCCAGACTACGTTGCAGTCTTGGGCCGTTTGACTCGAGAACAAGTGTCTGAGTTCGCCCGTGAAAGTGCTGCCTGTCGAGCTGCTCGTTCACGACGTGGTCCTCCGCCTCGCAAGCACGACCACCACTCTGAGCGGCGCGATTCGAAGAGTAGCcgggaagacgatgatgatgatagcggAGTTTTCGACGAGACCGATATCTCagacgatgaggaagacaagTCGTCTGATAAAGGAACCAAGAGTTATCCGTTTATCGTCAATCCTCCCACGAAGAACCCGACATCTCCTTCGAGCACAACAATGCCTAAGCCAATTCTCAAGAACAAAAACGAAAACCACGTGCGCTTCGACCCAGAGCCGTACGAGGTTGACGCCCGAAGTCCCCGATCATACAGGGATGATCGCCATCGTGATCGTGAGCGCCGGCGACAGAGCCCTACCAGATCATCGCGACGTTCGCGAAGATACTCTGATAGCGCAGATCGCCACTCACGAAGCGATAGACATGGCGACTATTACTACGACAGCGGAAAGCGGTACCATCGCGAGAGAGATCGTGACCGTGACCGTGACCGTGACCGTGACCGTGACCGCGACAGAGATCGCGATAGGAGAAGCACCAGGAGGGAAGATCGCCCtcaaggaaaaaagaaatgggGTGAAACTCTTGGCGCTGTTGGCATTGGCGGTGCAGCCGTGAGCCTTTTGAGCGTCCTCGCTGAAGcagcatcttga
- the LSM3 gene encoding U4/U6-U5 snRNP complex subunit lsm3 has product MADSGEEPHHVSEPLDLVRLLLNEVVFVKLRGDRELKGKLHAYDSHCNLVLGEVEETIYTVDEDDDDEELKTISRKSEMLFVRGESIWVRPFLHINVKLGDSVVLISPGVPF; this is encoded by the exons ATGGCTGACTCAGGCGAAGAGCCACATCACGTTTCGGAGCCTCTCGACCTTGTTCGACTCCTTCTCAACGAGGTTGTCTTTGTCAAGCTTCGAGGAGACCGTGAGCTCAAGGGAAAGCTACAC GCTTACGACAGTCACTGTAATCTGGTATTGGGAGAAGTCGAGGAGACCATCTACACtgtggatgaggacgatgacgatgaagaactCAAG ACTATCAGCCGGAAATCCGAGATGCTGTTTGTGAGAGGTGAGTCGATCTGGGTTCGGCCATTTCTACATATTAACGTCAAGTTAGGCGATAGTGTTGTCCTTATCTCACCTGGGGTTCCGTTCTAG
- a CDS encoding hypothetical protein (EggNog:ENOG41): MSTKPLAHEKRKGESALSDFADYVEQQQNLRYPTARTTTATDAAEIIDTNTEHHEELDELFDNLDLAESAPRVPLKDLLLGSTEDTSKQLEEILSDRLEEGFGECVFEIGYENHGESMSLTLDQWNQAFKALQEAAKGVRADCDLLLTKNVGGDLEAQSTTDKPTKDKSCSGKVLIRQNPATIEDVIETRIAVVGNVDAGKSSMLGVLVKGDLDDGRGKARVNLFRHKHEIESGRTSSVGMEIMGFDTTGKVVTSDTPGRKLSWEEIGKRSAKVITFTDLAGHEKYLRTTVFGLLSSSPNYCLLMVAANNGLIGMSKEHLGIALALNVPVMVVVTKIDICPPNILEQTLTQITKIMKSPGARKIPTFIKTREECINTATQFVSQRICPVFLVSNVTGENLDLVRTFLNILPHHGRYNSDAPFEFHVNDTFSVPFTGTVVSGIIKSGVIHEGDNVLIGPDSLGQFTPTSVKSIERKRIRVPAASAGQSASFALKKVKRKDVRKGMVLLPRVEGQVMPKVHREFVAEVLILSHATTIKTKYQAMLHVGPVSQTCAIIDIDRALIRTGDRATVAFRFVQRPEYLAPGDRLLFREGRTKGLGIVKSVGYDPNHPLMPNKDGEKDKQPVNSEVKVGA; encoded by the exons ATGTCGACGAAGCCATTAGCGCACGAGAAGCGCAAAGGCGAATCG GCGCTCAGCGATTTCGCAGATTATGTAGAGCAACAGCAGAACTTACGGTACCCGACCGCACGAACGACAACGGCGACGGACGCAGCCGAGATAATAGACACAAACACTGAACACCACGAGGAGCTCGATGAGCTATTCGATAACCTTGATCTTGCGGAATCAGCACCGCGAGTGCCTCTTAAGGACCTTCTGCTCGGATCGACTGAGGACACATCGAAGCAATTGGAGGAAATCCTCTCTGACCGATTAGAGGAGGGATTTGGCGAATGCGTCTTCGAGATTGGATACGAGAATCATGGCGAATCGATGAGCCTGACCCTTGATCAATGGAATCAGGCGTTCAAGGCACTTCAGGAAGCAGCAAAAGGAGTGCGCGCCGACTGTGACCTGTTGTTAACCAAGAATGTCGGTGGCGACCTCGAGGCCCAGAGCACTACCGACAAGCCTACCAAAGACAAGAGCTGCAGCGGCAAGGTTCTGATCCGCCAGAATCCGGCCACGATAGAGGATGTGATTGAAACCCGGATAGCGGTGGTAGGGAATG TCGACGCAGGCAAGAGTTCCATGTTGGGTGTGCTCGTAAAGggagatcttgatgatggacGAGGTAAAGCTCGCGTCAATCTCTTCCGGCACAAGCACGAAATAGAGTCGGGACGAACCAGTTCGGTTGGCATGGAGATAATGGGCTTCGACACTACGGGCAAGGTCGTCACCTCTGACACCCCTGGGC GCAAATTGTCTTGGGAAGAAATCGGCAAGAGGAGTGCAAAGGTTATCACCTTCACTGACTTGGCCGGCCACGAGAAGTATCTTCGAACGACAGTATTCGGATTGCTCTCGAGCAGTCCAAACTATTGTCTTCTGATGGTGGCGGCGAACAATGGCCTTATTGGCATGAGCAAAGAGCATCTGGGTATTGCTCTGGCTCTCAACGTTCCTGTCATGGTTGTCGTTACCAAGATCGATATCTGCCCTCCCAACATTCTGGAGCAGACATTGACCCAGATCACCAAGATAATGAAGAGTCCTGGAGCTCGAAAGATACCAACTTTCATCAAGACTCGCGAGGAATGCATAAATACAGCGACTCAGTTTGTCAGTCAACGGATATGCCCTgtcttcctcgtctccaACGTTACAGGGGAGAATCTTGATCTGGTCAGGACGTTCTTGAACATTCTTCCCCATCACGGACGCTATAACTCGGACGCCCCATTCGAGTTTCACGTCAATGACACCTTCTCAGTTCCTTTCACAGGTACTGTCGTGTCGGGCATCATCAAGTCTGGTGTCATTCATGAGGGCGACAATGTTCTCATCGGGCCTGATTCTTTGGGCCAATTCACACCGACCTCTGTCAAGTCAATTGAACGTAAGAGGATACGAGTCCCCGCTGCATCGGCTGGACAGTCTGCTTCTTTCGCtttgaagaaggtcaagcGCAAGGACGTGCGCAAGGGCATGGTACTTCTGCCCCGGGTCGAAGGCCAGGTGATGCCAAAGGTGCACCGTGAGTTTGTTGCAGAGG TTCTTATTCTCTCACATGCCACTACTATCAAGACCAAGTACCAGGCCATGCTTCACGTCGGCCCTGTCTCCCAAACCTgtgccatcatcgacattgaCCGAGCGCTCATTCGCACAGGAGATCGCGCAACTGTCGCCTTCCGCTTCGTTCAACGCCCTGAGTATCTTGCACCAGGCGACAGACTCCTGTTCCGCGAAGGCCGCACAAAGGGTCTTGGTATTGTCAAGTCTGTTGGATACGACCCAAATCATCCATTGATGCCCAACAAGGACGGAGAGAAGGATAAGCAGCCCGTTAACTCCGAAGTTAAAGTAGGTGCTTGA
- a CDS encoding hypothetical protein (EggNog:ENOG41): MAVRGEDKTGKEMPARQRKAHKKSRLGCKNCKLRSVKCDESKPSCKRCTSSGFVCSFTEISPSSFQLAHQSAGPVFSVVDKSLGPINPGFRVPVIQPVKGGVGEIILDDAALAAIERFRLRTVFSVGTQKTRSVYSEGAFLLGLKHPFLMHVFIALALLHDQHLNPCQTSSHRTALAFHWYQATALFHRRLMAAGSAPDVSKLSGSERDSLWASGALLGAASMALLDAEDVYGVWPLKKSDSLDLDWLRMSDGKKAVWKIADPTRKDSVFHQLLKEWDGIPDGSRPIPPGALPTMFYEAFDIGPSSTAQNNPYHVAASLLAQLLPRRIDDNTVIQFLTFLTQLDPRYRKLLEEKDPKAMVLLAWWYTKAAAHSSWWMQRRSVVEGLAVCIYLEINCEHEAVIQELVKFPRRVFDACRGNGGSMLVQDKQPLIAGVQAY, encoded by the exons ATGGCTGTAAGAGGTGAAGACAAGACTGGTAAAGAGATGCCAGCGAGACAGCGGAAGGCTCACAAGAAGTCTCGTCTCGGATGTAAGAACTGCAAACTAAGGAGTGTCAAG TGCGATGAATCAAAACCGTCATGTAAACGTTGCACTTCATCAGGCTTCGTCTGCTCATTCACTGAGATATCCCCCTCGTCCTTTCAACTCGCCCACCAGAGCGCAGGGCCAGTTTTCTCAGTCGTCGATAAGTCTCTCGGTCCTATCAACCCTGGTTTCAGAGTCCCTGTCATCCAGCCTGTAAAGGGCGGTGTCGGTGAGATTATACTAGACGATGCTGCCCTGGCGGCCATTGAGAGGTTTCGACTAAGGACAGTGTTCTCTGTTGGTACACAGAAGACGAGAAGCGTTTATAGCGAAGGCGCGTTTCTGCTAGGATTGAAG CATCCTTTTCTCATGCACGTCTTTATTgctctggctcttcttcatgatcaGCATCTAAACCCCTGCCAAACATCTTCTCACCGCACAGCACTCGCCTTCCACTGGTATCAAGCCACAGCCCTCTTCCACCGCCGTCTCATGGCAGCAGGATCGGCCCCCGATGTGTCAAAACTCTCCGGCTCTGAACGCGACTCTCTCTGGGCTTCAGGAGCTCTTCTCGGCGCAGCTTCGATGGCCCTTTTGGATGCTGAAGACGTGTATGGAGTATGGCCGCTCAAGAAATCCGactctcttgatcttgactggTTGAGAATGAGTGACGGGAAGAAAGCTGTATGGAAGATCGCTGACCCAACGAGGAAGGATAGTGTTTTTCATCAGTTGCTCAAAGAATGGGACGGCATCCCTGATGGTTCTAGGCCCATTCCGCCCGGTGCCCTTCCGACTATGTTCTACGAGGCCTTTGACATTGGGCCGTCTTCTACAGCTCAGAACAACCCATATCATGTCGCTGCGTCGCTGCTCGCACAGTTACTTCCCCGAAGGATCGACGATAATACAGTCATCCAGTTTCTCACTTTTTTAACGCAACTGGACCCGCGGTATAGAAAGCTactggaggagaaggaccCCAAGGCTATGGTGTTGCTGGCATGGTGGTATACCAAAGCAGCGGCGCACAGCTCATGGTGGATGCAGAGGAGATCGGTGGTAGAGGGGCTGGCGGTCTGCATCTATCTGGAGATCAATTGTGAGCATGAAGCAGTTATTCAGGAACTGGTGAAATTTCCAAGGCGTGTATTTGATGCCTGTCGTGGTAATGGAGGTTCAATGCTTGTACAGGACAAACAGCCTTTGATAGCGGGTGTTCAGGCGTACTAG